The DNA region CGGAGGGGCGACGGCCCATAGCCAGGGGCGCGAGCCCCTGGGAAGCATTCGCCGCGCCAGACAGTAGCCCCGGAGGGGCGACGGCGCATTTCGCTTGAAAAAGCGCCGTCGCCCCTCCGGGGCTTACGATAAACCGAACGACCTTCTCCAGGGTCTTGCGCCCCTGGCTATATGCCGTCGCCCCTCCGGGGCTCACGAATGCTACAAGTCATCCGCCACTTCCTGTCGCTCATCCGCTTCAGCCACACGGTGTTTGCGTTGCCGTTTGCGCTCATGAGTGCCGTGATGGCGTGGTGGCTGCGGGCGTGGGAGGACACAGGCATCGTTGTCGGAACTCCGATACCGGGCAAAGTGTTCGGCATTTCTGCATTCGGAGGTCATAGTCTTGGTCATATTGCCGGCGGCGCCCGTGTGCTGCCGAACCCGCTTGAAAACATCGCAGACGCCATCCGCTGGCAAGAGCTCCTCGGCATCCTCCTCTGTATGGTCTTCGCCCGCAGCACCGCGATGGCGTTTAACCGGCTCGTAGACCGACGGATCGACGGCGCCAACCCGCGCACGGTGAAGCGGCATCTGCCGGCGGGGATTCTGACGGTTGGGCAGGTGGCTAGTTTTGCGGTGGTCAGCGCCGCGTTGTTCATCGCCAGCACGCTGCTGTTCCGACCGAACCGGTTGCCGTTGTACCTCAGTGCGCCGGTGCTGCTGGTGTTGCTGGGGTACAGTTACGCCAAGCGGTTTACGGCGCTGGCGCACGTCTGGCTCGGGCTTGCGCTCGCGCTGGCGCCGGTGGCGGCGTGGATCGCCATCCGGGGTGAAGCAGTCATGACGAACCCTCTCGACCTACTGCCGGCCCTCGTGCTGGGCGCCGCGGTGCTGTTCTGGGTGACTGGATTTGACGTGATTTATGCCTGCCAGGACGCCGAATTTGACCGTGCCGCCGGCCTGCACAGCATCCCCGCCAAACTGGGCGTCCGCGGCGCCCTGCGACTTGCCGCCGCGTGCCATGTGCTGACGGTGCTGGCCCTGGCGGCGCTCCCCCTGGTCTACCCCCCGCTGGGTTGGCTCTACTGGACGGCCGTCGGCGGCGTCGCACTGCTGCTGGCGTACGAGCACGCCATCGTCCGCCCCAACGACCTCGACCGCGTAAATGTCGCCTTTTTCAACGTCAACGCAGTGATCAGCCTGGGGCTGCTTGCGGTTGTGTGCGTAGATTTGCTGATCTGAAAAACTCTCGCTGAGACGCAGAGATAAATAGTTCGTTCCTCCGCGTCTCTGCGCCTCCGCGAAAGACCAACTTTGCCTCACCAAAAAATGCTCCGAACATCCTCCCCCATCCTCGCCCCCATCCGCGAAAAGATCGAAGCCGGCGAGCGACTGTCGTTCGACGACGGCCTCGTGCTCGAATCGCCCGAGGTGGCGCTCCCCGAGCTTGGCGAGCTAGCCAACCTGGTGCGCGAGCGCAAGAACGGCAACGCCGGCTACTACAACATCAACACCCACCTCAACCCCACCAACATCTGCCTCTACCGCTGCACGTTCTGCGCGTTCCGCTCCGATCTGCGCGACCCCAAGGGGTACTGGATGAACGACGAGCAGGTTTTGGCCCGCGGGCAAGAAGCGGTGGACAACGGGTGCACCGAGCTGCACATCGTCGGCGGCTTGCACCACCAAGCGAAGTACGACTGGTACCGCCAGGTCGTGCAGGTGCTGCACGACGCCTACCCCACGCTCCACCTCAAGGCGTGGACGCCCGTAGAGATCGACTGGTTCTGCCGGCTCACGAAGAAGCCGGTCCGTTGGGTGCTGGAGGACATGATCGAGGCGGGCCTGGGGAGCCTCCCCGGTGGGGGCGCCGAGATCTTCCACCCCGAGGTCCGCAACCAAATCTGCGAGCACAAGGCCGATAGCCGGCGGTGGTTCGAGACCCACCGCGAGGCCCACGCGCTCGGTCTTCGCAGCAACTGCACCATGCTGTACGGGCACATCGAGCAGCCCTACCACCGCATCGACCACCTGGTGCGGCTGCGCGAGCTACAGGACGAGACGAAGGGCTTCCAGACGTTCATCCCGCTGGCGTTCCACCCGGAGAACACCAAGCTGGGCGCCGAGCGCAACATCACCAAGCCCTCCGCGCTGGTCGACCTGCGACAGATGGCCATCGCACGGCTGATGCTCGACAACATCGACCACATCAAGGCCTACTGGATCATGCTTGGGATCGAGACCGCCCAGATCTCGCTGGCCTACGGCGCCGACGACATCGACGGCACCGTGCGTCACGAGCTGATCTACCACGACGCGGGCGCCACCACCCCCGAGGTGATGAGCGTCGCGGACATCGAGCAAGTGATCCGCGAGGCGGGCCGCGATCCGATCGAGCGGGACACCCTCTACCACCGCGTTGAGCGTAGCGCCGCGGGCTGGCGTGCCGCCGAAGCGATCACGGCCGGCGCCTAGCACCCTGTTGAACTAGCGGTTTCAGGGCCTTAATTAAAGTCGGTCACTTCGCGTTGCAGGTTGATCGAACGGGTCACCGTGCTCCCCAGGAAGAACCGGGGGAGGACGTACCCGTTCCGGACGTCGACCGGCACGGAAACGGTCACGTTTACCTCGGGCGTCGCGTCGGAAATGGTCGCGGGCGTCACGGTTACCGTGCCGCCGACGAAGCCAAGGATGTCGAGCTCTCCCTGCGCAGCGGCCCGGCAATCTTCTGCGGTGGCGCCCGGCACGATCCCCCTGCGGGCCCCCTCGGTCGCCGCGATCTTGGCCGTGTGGACCAGCATGTTCGCGCGGCTGAACTCGATCGACGCAAAGGCGAACATGAACAGCAGAGGCGCCGTGAGCGCAAACTCCACGACGGTGGCGCCGCGTCGGGGCGGGTGGTGTCGGGTGCGGCTGCGCATGGGGGTGTTTCCTACTCGGTGAGCCGCGCGACTTGGCCGGCTAGTTCACGGAAGATCTCTTCGAGCCGGGTCGGGTCGGGGGCGTGGAAAAACTGCCCCCGGCCGACGCTGGCCACGCGCTTCATCGCGTCCTGATTGGCGAAGTCGCCGAAGGTGATGGCGTGGACGCGGATCCGCTGGTCGGCACACGCCTGGGCGGCCGCTTCGGCGCTCCCCTCGTTCTCGGCCCCGTCGGTCAGCACGATCATGATCCTCTCGGCGCTCTGCCTAGCACGCGAGGTGTCGGTGAGCGCCTTGACCCCCTCGCGCATGCCGGCCTCGATGTTCGTGTTCCCGTTCCAGACATTTCCAGTGATCGTGGCAAGGGCGCTGTCGATCCGGGGGATGTCGCTGGTGAGCGGTTCGTCCAGCGTCGCCGCGCGGTTCGACACGCCGCAGTATCCCGGCAGGGTCTTGCTCAAGTCGCTGGAATAGCTTGCTAGGGCCACTTTCTCATCGGCCTTGCTCCGGTCGATCGCGTCGGTGAACACCCGAACCGCCCGATCCACCGCGGCCCACCGCGTGTCCCCGAACGGCGGTTTGCAGAACCTCGTGTCGTTGGTGTACAGCCCCGACTCGGACGAGTCGATGTTCACCTTCATCGACGTCGATCGGTCGAGCACCAAGCAGATGTCGACGTTGATGAAGCTCGCGGTGGCCGTGAACGTTGGTTCAAAGCTCGAGGCGCCCACGAGCCGGCCAAAGAACAGCGGCACCGACCCGGAGTCCGATCCGTTGGTCTTCTGCCCCAGCACGCGCACGGAGTTCGGCGGTGAGGCGCCGGACGTGAACACAAACTTGCCATTGGCGTCTGGCTCCGAACGACCGAACTCGACCTCCTCGCTCCGCACCTTCAGCGGCAGCCCGGCCACCATGTTGGCGTTGGCCACGTCTTGTGCGGCGGTCCGCGCCTGGCTCAGGCTGTCGGTGCGGGAGAGCGTGCTCGCGGCGGCCCTTGCCGCGGAGTCGGTCGCCAGGCGGAGCTGCATCCGCGTGTTCTGCATGTGGGCCACGTCTACGGCGAAGCCGAGGAACAACACCAGCACCGGCAACAGCACCGCGATCAGCGGCAGCATGGCGCCACGACGACGACGCGATTGAGGGCGGAACATACGGCGGGCTCGAGGTGACAGGGTGAGGAGGGTGCGCCCCGGCGGGCGGCCTGCGCCGCCCGGACCCCGGTTGGTTGAGCGATGCGGGTGAGAGGAGGATGCGGTCGTGCGGCCGCCATCAGCGGATGGTCACGCCCCGCGTCTCGGCCTGTGTTGAGGGGACGAAAATGACCGGTCCGAACAGGTTCGGCCCGACCGGCGCGTTGACCACCACGGTCAGCATCTCTCCCGGGGGCACGTTGGCGACGTCTACCCCCAGCGGCAGCGTGCTGACCGTCGCTTCGTGAACATTCATCGCCGTAAGCACCTGCCTGGCGGCGTTGCAAACCGACTCGGTGGTTGCGTTGCTCTTGGCGGCCGCGAGCGTCCCTTCGTACGCGGCGGTGGTCACCGCGTGCTTCAGGAACAGCATGTCGCAGGCTTGGAAGGAGCCGAACACCAGCGTCACCAGCACCGGCAGGCAGACCGCGAACTCCATCGCGGCGACCCCGCGACGACGGTTGTTCGAGCTTCGAGAGGCAATCCGCATACAACAGCGCCTCGTGTCCGAAAAAGATGAGCGCCGGGCAGAGAACTGCTCGGATACCAAAAGCCTAGCTCACGATTGCCTCGCGGGTCGGCTTAGAGGTGTTTGCTCAATCGGATCGGCTTTGCGGGCCATCGACGTTTGCCGGGCGGGGGGCCGAAGCCCGGCCCCCCTCTATTCCACCAGCCTTCCGGTCGGGGTGGAGATGATCTCTCGGAAGATCTGGGTCAGCACCGACTCGTACTCTGCCGGGTTGCCACTGCCGCGGCGGCTGCCGCCAGAGTCGCCGCCGGTGCCCCCCGTGCGTGCGGCGCGGTCCATGAAGTCGTAGTCGGTGCCCAGGCCTACCCCGACCGGGTAGACGTCGATCCCGTCGGCCTCGATCGCGTGGATCCGCATGATGGGGGCGTCGAGCCAGTAGTAGCCCCCGCCGTAGCTATCGGAGGTCGACCCCCCCGCCACGAAGCCGTCGATAGCGCCTTCGGAGCTCTCGTAGGCGTTGGGGATGCCGTCGGTCAGCAGCACAATGATCCGGGTCGCCCCTTCACGCGCCTGCCCCCCCTCAGACTGTCGGCGCAGCAGCTCGTGCGCGCGGGCCAGCCCCGATTCGGTGGCCGTGGTTGTCCCCTTGTCGCCCACCGCTTGCAGCGGGGCGACCGATTGCATCGCCGTCAGGTAGTCGGCCGTGAGCCCGTGGTGCACACGGCTCCCTTCGGTGGTGTCGAACGTGACGACCGCCACCCGGTCTCGGTGTCCATGGCTTGGGATTGCGACATTCCGC from Pirellulimonas nuda includes:
- the mqnE gene encoding aminofutalosine synthase MqnE; amino-acid sequence: MLRTSSPILAPIREKIEAGERLSFDDGLVLESPEVALPELGELANLVRERKNGNAGYYNINTHLNPTNICLYRCTFCAFRSDLRDPKGYWMNDEQVLARGQEAVDNGCTELHIVGGLHHQAKYDWYRQVVQVLHDAYPTLHLKAWTPVEIDWFCRLTKKPVRWVLEDMIEAGLGSLPGGGAEIFHPEVRNQICEHKADSRRWFETHREAHALGLRSNCTMLYGHIEQPYHRIDHLVRLRELQDETKGFQTFIPLAFHPENTKLGAERNITKPSALVDLRQMAIARLMLDNIDHIKAYWIMLGIETAQISLAYGADDIDGTVRHELIYHDAGATTPEVMSVADIEQVIREAGRDPIERDTLYHRVERSAAGWRAAEAITAGA
- a CDS encoding UbiA-like polyprenyltransferase, which gives rise to MLQVIRHFLSLIRFSHTVFALPFALMSAVMAWWLRAWEDTGIVVGTPIPGKVFGISAFGGHSLGHIAGGARVLPNPLENIADAIRWQELLGILLCMVFARSTAMAFNRLVDRRIDGANPRTVKRHLPAGILTVGQVASFAVVSAALFIASTLLFRPNRLPLYLSAPVLLVLLGYSYAKRFTALAHVWLGLALALAPVAAWIAIRGEAVMTNPLDLLPALVLGAAVLFWVTGFDVIYACQDAEFDRAAGLHSIPAKLGVRGALRLAAACHVLTVLALAALPLVYPPLGWLYWTAVGGVALLLAYEHAIVRPNDLDRVNVAFFNVNAVISLGLLAVVCVDLLI
- a CDS encoding TadE/TadG family type IV pilus assembly protein, producing MRIASRSSNNRRRGVAAMEFAVCLPVLVTLVFGSFQACDMLFLKHAVTTAAYEGTLAAAKSNATTESVCNAARQVLTAMNVHEATVSTLPLGVDVANVPPGEMLTVVVNAPVGPNLFGPVIFVPSTQAETRGVTIR
- a CDS encoding VWA domain-containing protein, whose amino-acid sequence is MFRPQSRRRRGAMLPLIAVLLPVLVLFLGFAVDVAHMQNTRMQLRLATDSAARAAASTLSRTDSLSQARTAAQDVANANMVAGLPLKVRSEEVEFGRSEPDANGKFVFTSGASPPNSVRVLGQKTNGSDSGSVPLFFGRLVGASSFEPTFTATASFINVDICLVLDRSTSMKVNIDSSESGLYTNDTRFCKPPFGDTRWAAVDRAVRVFTDAIDRSKADEKVALASYSSDLSKTLPGYCGVSNRAATLDEPLTSDIPRIDSALATITGNVWNGNTNIEAGMREGVKALTDTSRARQSAERIMIVLTDGAENEGSAEAAAQACADQRIRVHAITFGDFANQDAMKRVASVGRGQFFHAPDPTRLEEIFRELAGQVARLTE
- a CDS encoding TadE/TadG family type IV pilus assembly protein, with translation MRSRTRHHPPRRGATVVEFALTAPLLFMFAFASIEFSRANMLVHTAKIAATEGARRGIVPGATAEDCRAAAQGELDILGFVGGTVTVTPATISDATPEVNVTVSVPVDVRNGYVLPRFFLGSTVTRSINLQREVTDFN